The following are from one region of the bacterium genome:
- a CDS encoding tRNA 4-thiouridine(8) synthase ThiI: MKTVVLYSGGLDSTLALDIVKGWGAEVYPLHINYKFLSTKSLPKIPGLKVIDLTKNLLKIIRNPKFGFGKNLNPCIDCRIMMLKKAKAYMKEVKADFIVTGEVLDQRPMSQRLDVMITIEREAGVEGMVVRPLSDGLLPPTIPLKKGLIKLEGMYKIRGRSRKFELYLAKKKNITDFFPPAGGCLLCDPGFSKRLADLMRHQEDISADDIELLKVGRHFRLAPDTKLVVGRQEAENEILEELQTSKMYLLYVPDTGSPNTLLLGDKKYLKTAAAVTARYSDKNKEPHVEVAYKHRGKIKKLLVSPIREEELSQWRVA, encoded by the coding sequence ATGAAAACAGTAGTGCTCTATTCGGGAGGGCTTGACTCCACCCTGGCCCTGGATATCGTCAAAGGATGGGGCGCCGAAGTTTACCCGCTCCACATTAACTACAAGTTCCTATCGACAAAATCATTGCCCAAGATCCCTGGTCTCAAGGTCATCGATCTGACCAAGAACCTGTTAAAGATCATCCGGAACCCGAAATTCGGTTTTGGCAAGAACCTTAATCCCTGCATCGATTGCCGCATCATGATGCTGAAGAAAGCCAAAGCCTACATGAAGGAGGTCAAGGCTGATTTCATCGTGACCGGCGAGGTCCTTGACCAGCGGCCCATGTCCCAGCGCCTGGACGTGATGATCACGATCGAACGCGAAGCCGGGGTTGAGGGCATGGTCGTCCGGCCGCTAAGCGACGGCCTGCTGCCGCCGACGATCCCGCTGAAAAAAGGTCTGATCAAGCTCGAGGGCATGTACAAGATAAGAGGCCGCTCGCGCAAATTCGAGTTGTACCTGGCAAAAAAGAAGAACATCACGGATTTTTTCCCGCCCGCGGGCGGATGCCTGCTTTGCGACCCTGGTTTTTCCAAAAGGCTCGCTGACCTGATGCGGCACCAGGAAGATATCTCGGCCGATGATATCGAGCTGCTCAAAGTAGGCCGCCACTTCAGGCTCGCGCCGGATACGAAACTGGTCGTCGGCCGGCAGGAGGCGGAAAATGAGATCCTTGAGGAATTGCAGACATCAAAAATGTACCTATTGTATGTACCGGACACGGGTAGTCCCAACACCCTGCTGCTTGGCGACAAGAAATACCTCAAAACGGCCGCCGCCGTGACCGCCCGGTACAGCGATAAGAACAAAGAGCCGCATGTCGAGGTCGCGTACAAACACCGCGGCAAAATCAAAAAACTGCTGGTGAGCCCGATCCGCGAGGAAGAACTCTCCCAGTGGAGAGTCGCCTGA
- a CDS encoding DUF2723 domain-containing protein, with amino-acid sequence MDPKKLQKILLAILLVLAGVIYLYTVAPTLSFWDCGEFIASAYTMAVPHPPGTPFYVVLGRVWILFVGLFAAILPISKEVAWHMNLLCIGFSLGALYMLFKLMLKIFSLWHKNGNPIISTIIAFATALAVAFFNTFWGNAIETEIYGASSFLVLLILYLVVLWYESVKNGAAKNHFLLMVFYLIFMSTGIGLMPFLLFVPIYVFIIVVERRYLKDPLLLLLGIFQLLYFPLLFLVQPTLYTPILIVLGIILFAGIVFPLYNHIKYHNWSFFWIGVALVIIGSSSELYMPIRSAVLTKLYKDPKATTEYLSGKNVAPRINECEPGENFAAFNNVLHRAQYGPQRIIPRQTQDETGFNLIQGYAEQIFLFIRYMSWQVAPEDVNRLLRAVLLTLFYALCIWGAVELFKREKKLFILMMLALFMLSFGIVGYLNLKFSPSDANAKHQPREVRERDYFFHSSHVMFGIMMGMGLFGMVEWLDKESKKNRLAQAGALGGTVVFAIMPLFTNLHVNNRYKNFIPRDYGYNMLISCDDEAVIFTNGDNDTFPLWFVQEVLGFKRRVIVANLSLINTDWYIRQLKEWGAPVKFSEYVIKRLQPFMTQDRRIIYVKDIMIRHIIAVNAGIELKDEDYFSSQPEFAAKYLKGYRGKRPIYFASTVSADNYQGFAPYLKLEGLVYRLVGDSIPFPYHIDIKRTEDFFYTTYRYTGVFEPQKQQALKTILNDFDRRKKEQEFLDRPIVKDENTQRLYSNYAAGLFYLGLVLKERADIQGTLNAWRFGLMFEPEGSHTFYFNLGLLYAQLGATDSADFYFSRINVKDPQILTQIGGVYRMVGQFDKALEYFNKVIQLNPRLPQGYMGLLSVYLDSTMNDTNSAKNVLKDWIRMNPGDTTAISMLKELGG; translated from the coding sequence ATGGACCCTAAGAAATTACAGAAAATATTGCTTGCCATCCTTTTAGTGCTCGCCGGAGTTATCTATCTGTACACGGTCGCGCCCACGCTTTCCTTCTGGGATTGCGGTGAATTTATCGCGTCGGCCTATACCATGGCAGTACCCCATCCGCCTGGAACACCCTTTTACGTGGTCCTGGGCCGGGTCTGGATACTTTTCGTCGGATTGTTCGCCGCCATCTTGCCTATTTCCAAGGAAGTAGCGTGGCACATGAACCTTCTCTGCATTGGTTTTTCGCTGGGCGCGTTGTATATGCTTTTCAAGCTCATGCTGAAGATCTTCAGCCTCTGGCATAAGAACGGCAATCCGATCATCTCGACGATCATCGCTTTCGCCACCGCGCTTGCCGTGGCATTTTTCAACACGTTTTGGGGGAACGCCATCGAGACCGAAATTTACGGCGCATCGTCATTCCTCGTGCTCTTGATACTCTATCTGGTCGTACTCTGGTATGAATCCGTGAAGAACGGCGCCGCTAAAAACCACTTTTTACTGATGGTTTTCTACCTCATCTTCATGTCAACCGGCATCGGCCTGATGCCGTTCCTGCTCTTTGTGCCGATCTACGTGTTCATCATTGTCGTCGAGCGGCGATACCTGAAAGATCCGCTCCTCCTCCTGCTCGGCATTTTCCAGCTGCTTTATTTTCCGCTGTTATTCCTAGTCCAGCCGACCCTCTACACGCCCATCTTGATCGTCCTCGGCATCATCCTCTTCGCCGGAATAGTCTTTCCCCTGTATAATCATATTAAGTACCATAACTGGAGTTTCTTCTGGATCGGAGTGGCGTTGGTCATCATCGGCAGTTCCTCGGAATTGTATATGCCTATCCGTTCGGCAGTGCTAACCAAACTCTATAAAGATCCCAAGGCGACGACAGAATACCTTTCTGGGAAGAACGTAGCCCCGCGCATCAATGAATGCGAACCCGGAGAGAACTTTGCCGCATTCAACAACGTTTTGCACCGCGCCCAGTATGGACCGCAGAGGATCATACCGCGCCAGACCCAGGACGAGACCGGTTTCAACCTGATCCAGGGTTATGCCGAGCAGATCTTCCTGTTCATTCGTTATATGTCGTGGCAGGTCGCGCCCGAGGATGTCAACCGGCTCCTGCGGGCCGTTCTGCTGACTTTATTCTACGCCCTGTGCATCTGGGGAGCGGTCGAGCTCTTCAAGCGGGAAAAGAAACTGTTCATCCTGATGATGCTGGCCCTGTTCATGCTCTCCTTTGGGATCGTCGGTTACCTGAACCTGAAATTCTCGCCGTCCGATGCCAACGCCAAGCACCAGCCGCGCGAGGTCAGAGAGCGCGATTATTTCTTCCATTCAAGCCACGTCATGTTCGGGATCATGATGGGGATGGGGCTTTTCGGCATGGTCGAGTGGCTGGACAAAGAATCAAAGAAAAACCGGCTGGCACAAGCCGGCGCCCTGGGCGGTACCGTGGTCTTTGCCATCATGCCGCTCTTCACCAACCTGCACGTCAACAACCGCTACAAGAACTTCATACCGCGGGATTACGGATACAACATGCTCATATCCTGCGATGACGAAGCCGTCATTTTCACCAACGGCGACAACGACACGTTCCCCCTGTGGTTCGTGCAGGAAGTGCTGGGGTTCAAGCGCCGCGTGATCGTCGCGAACCTCTCGCTCATCAATACCGACTGGTATATCCGCCAGCTCAAGGAGTGGGGCGCCCCGGTAAAATTCAGCGAATACGTGATCAAACGACTGCAGCCGTTCATGACCCAGGACCGCCGGATCATTTACGTCAAGGACATCATGATCCGACATATCATCGCGGTGAATGCCGGCATTGAACTTAAGGACGAGGATTACTTTAGCTCCCAGCCGGAGTTCGCGGCCAAGTACCTGAAAGGCTACCGCGGTAAAAGGCCGATCTATTTCGCCTCGACCGTGTCGGCTGACAACTACCAGGGGTTCGCTCCGTACCTGAAGCTGGAAGGCCTGGTCTACCGGCTGGTCGGCGACAGCATTCCGTTCCCTTATCATATCGATATCAAGCGCACCGAGGATTTTTTCTACACCACGTACCGCTACACTGGCGTATTCGAACCCCAAAAGCAGCAGGCATTGAAAACGATATTGAATGATTTTGACCGGCGCAAGAAAGAACAGGAGTTCCTGGACCGCCCTATCGTCAAAGACGAGAACACCCAGCGGCTCTACAGCAACTACGCGGCCGGGCTTTTTTACCTCGGTCTTGTTCTGAAAGAACGCGCCGATATCCAGGGGACGCTTAATGCCTGGCGCTTCGGCCTGATGTTCGAACCCGAAGGCAGCCACACTTTCTATTTCAATCTGGGGCTGCTGTATGCCCAGCTTGGCGCTACGGACTCGGCCGATTTCTACTTCTCCCGGATCAATGTGAAGGACCCCCAGATCCTGACGCAGATCGGCGGTGTCTACCGGATGGTCGGACAATTTGACAAGGCTCTGGAGTACTTCAACAAGGTCATCCAGCTTAACCCCAGGCTGCCGCAAGGTTACATGGGGCTTTTGAGCGTTTACCTGGACTCGACCATGAATGATACAAATTCAGCGAAAAACGTGCTTAAAGACTGGATCCGGATGAACCCGGGTGACACCACCGCGATCAGCATGCTGAAGGAGCTCGGAGGCTAA
- a CDS encoding HIT domain-containing protein has product MERMWAPWRVKYIRKTGGDCFLCEALEKKDPAQCLIIEKGALAFSIMNRFPYNNGHILVAPLRHVASLELLNDGEVLEINRLLSRLIKSINHTMKPHGYNIGINQGQTAGAGLVTHVHFHCVPRWQGDTNFMPVLGDTKVISEGLASTYKTIKEGLVKLNQL; this is encoded by the coding sequence ATGGAAAGGATGTGGGCTCCATGGCGCGTCAAATATATCCGTAAGACCGGCGGCGACTGCTTCCTCTGCGAAGCTCTGGAAAAGAAAGATCCCGCCCAGTGTCTCATTATCGAAAAAGGCGCCCTGGCCTTTTCCATCATGAACCGTTTTCCATATAATAACGGTCACATTCTCGTCGCGCCCTTGCGTCACGTCGCGTCGCTCGAGCTCCTCAATGACGGTGAAGTCCTGGAAATCAACCGGCTCCTGTCGCGCCTGATCAAATCGATCAACCACACGATGAAACCGCACGGCTACAATATCGGCATTAACCAGGGCCAGACCGCGGGTGCCGGGCTGGTGACCCATGTCCACTTCCACTGCGTACCAAGATGGCAGGGTGATACCAATTTCATGCCGGTCCTTGGCGATACAAAAGTCATCTCCGAGGGTCTCGCGTCGACCTACAAAACGATCAAGGAAGGCTTAGTCAAGTTGAATCAACTGTAA
- a CDS encoding MerR family transcriptional regulator: MIEKEFFSINEVSEMFSLKPYILRYWEKEFAMLRPRRNRVGRRFYTKKDIDIVKTIKTILYDQGFTIAGAKKKLAMITEGPEQLSLPLHNAAKILKEIKDELYAIRDLLA, encoded by the coding sequence ATGATCGAGAAGGAATTTTTTTCCATCAATGAAGTATCGGAGATGTTCAGTCTGAAACCATATATCCTGCGTTACTGGGAAAAGGAATTCGCGATGTTAAGACCCCGGAGAAACCGGGTCGGCCGGAGGTTCTATACTAAAAAAGACATTGACATCGTCAAGACAATAAAGACCATCCTTTACGACCAGGGTTTCACGATCGCCGGCGCCAAAAAGAAGCTGGCCATGATCACCGAAGGTCCCGAGCAGCTCTCCCTGCCCCTGCACAACGCGGCCAAGATCCTCAAGGAGATCAAGGACGAGCTGTACGCGATCCGGGATCTTCTAGCCTAG
- a CDS encoding NAD(P)H-dependent glycerol-3-phosphate dehydrogenase, which yields MKIGILGCGNWGSVFGIIQARNGHTVRIWEFDKPRAQRVKKTRDNQPFLPQCKLPDEIGIYWEIEPVLKSADLVVFALPSQVVRKVISDIRALRTNLGSSLVLSLIKGIDIQTLQRPSEIISKLPVRRDRMFVLSGPSIANEIIRGEPTAVVLVGRNARRARSLQGQLATRSFRIYEGRDLVGVELGGALKNVLALACGISDGLGLGANTKGALISRGIKEIQRLGVRMGARALTFLGLSGIGDLITTSFSRESRNHAYGTLIGQGLSRAKIERDMVMVAEGVPTARAVHKLAARHGIEMPICGVVYDILYRNKPPPQGIKELMTRPLRKEG from the coding sequence ATGAAGATCGGAATCCTTGGCTGCGGCAATTGGGGGTCGGTATTTGGCATAATACAGGCCCGCAACGGGCATACAGTCAGGATCTGGGAGTTCGATAAACCGCGCGCCCAGCGCGTCAAAAAAACACGAGATAATCAGCCGTTCCTGCCGCAGTGCAAGCTACCTGATGAGATCGGGATCTACTGGGAGATCGAACCGGTACTGAAAAGCGCCGACCTGGTGGTCTTCGCTCTACCCTCCCAGGTCGTGCGAAAAGTGATAAGCGATATTCGCGCTTTGAGAACAAACCTTGGGTCCAGCCTGGTGCTCAGCCTGATCAAGGGGATCGACATCCAAACCCTGCAGCGGCCTTCGGAGATCATCTCGAAACTGCCGGTCCGCCGCGATCGCATGTTCGTCCTTTCAGGACCTTCGATCGCGAACGAGATCATTCGCGGCGAGCCGACCGCGGTCGTCCTGGTCGGCCGCAACGCGCGCCGTGCTCGGTCCCTGCAGGGACAACTGGCGACCAGATCGTTCCGGATCTATGAAGGCCGGGACCTGGTCGGCGTGGAGCTGGGCGGCGCTTTGAAGAACGTCCTGGCGCTCGCCTGCGGCATCAGCGACGGACTGGGCCTGGGCGCCAATACTAAAGGCGCCCTGATCAGCCGGGGGATCAAGGAGATCCAGAGACTGGGCGTGCGCATGGGAGCCCGGGCATTGACGTTCTTGGGATTGTCCGGGATCGGCGACCTGATAACGACCTCATTCAGCCGGGAATCCCGGAACCATGCCTACGGCACTCTTATCGGCCAGGGCCTATCGCGCGCGAAGATCGAACGGGACATGGTGATGGTCGCCGAAGGCGTGCCCACGGCCCGGGCAGTTCATAAACTTGCGGCCAGGCACGGGATCGAAATGCCGATCTGCGGCGTGGTCTATGATATTTTATACCGGAACAAGCCGCCGCCGCAAGGGATCAAGGAGCTGATGACACGACCCTTACGAAAGGAGGGTTAA
- a CDS encoding sugar phosphate nucleotidyltransferase encodes MKKQSVAMLLAGGVGTRLGILARKRAKPAIPFGGIYRIIDFTMSNVSRSGIEVVGVLTQYKPLSLMEHIDNGHPWDLFGRTRLVEILPPKTGEDISDWYKGTSDAVYQNLAFIDDFSPELVLIVSGDHIYHMDYRDLYDFHEEKRSDVTVGLIRVPIEQAHQFGTAICDRNMQVVNWEEKPAQPRSNLVSMGIYLFNKKLLDRTLHESARKNGVDFARHIIPLLQKKSRVFGYEFKGYWRDVGTIDAYWNANMDIIRPGSGLDLRNWGIKTNLWVKGEIGDRPAAYFNPGAVVKNSLVSRDCIIKGTVTNSILSPGVVIGRGSVVEDSVIFHDVVIGKNCVIKQAIVDKNVTFGDSIRIGEGELVPNRKTPEQLSGGISVIGKGTRIGSQITIGKSCIIGPDNVITSKKFKAIRSGTTI; translated from the coding sequence GTGAAGAAACAATCCGTTGCCATGTTGCTCGCTGGCGGTGTAGGCACGCGCCTGGGGATCCTCGCGCGCAAGCGGGCAAAACCGGCAATACCGTTCGGTGGTATATACCGCATCATTGATTTTACCATGAGCAATGTCTCCCGTTCCGGGATCGAGGTCGTCGGCGTACTGACCCAGTACAAGCCATTATCGCTCATGGAACATATTGATAACGGTCATCCCTGGGATCTGTTCGGCCGCACCCGCCTGGTGGAGATCCTGCCGCCCAAGACCGGTGAGGATATTTCCGACTGGTACAAAGGAACATCCGACGCGGTGTATCAGAACCTGGCGTTCATCGATGATTTTTCTCCCGAACTGGTCCTGATCGTGTCCGGCGACCATATCTATCATATGGACTACCGGGATCTCTACGATTTCCATGAGGAGAAGAGATCGGACGTGACGGTCGGTTTGATCCGGGTGCCAATCGAACAGGCCCACCAATTCGGCACCGCGATCTGCGACCGGAACATGCAGGTCGTAAACTGGGAGGAAAAACCGGCTCAGCCAAGATCAAACCTGGTCTCAATGGGGATCTATTTGTTCAATAAAAAATTGCTCGACCGGACCCTCCATGAATCCGCCCGGAAGAACGGTGTTGATTTTGCCCGGCATATCATTCCCCTGTTGCAGAAAAAAAGCCGGGTGTTCGGCTACGAATTCAAAGGATACTGGCGCGACGTGGGGACGATCGATGCATACTGGAACGCGAACATGGATATCATCAGGCCCGGGTCCGGCCTGGACCTGAGGAATTGGGGTATCAAGACCAATCTGTGGGTGAAGGGCGAGATCGGCGACCGTCCCGCAGCGTATTTCAATCCCGGCGCAGTGGTAAAAAATTCCCTGGTATCCCGGGACTGTATTATCAAGGGCACGGTGACCAACTCGATCCTTTCACCCGGCGTTGTCATCGGCAGGGGCAGCGTGGTCGAGGATTCGGTGATCTTTCACGATGTTGTCATCGGCAAGAATTGTGTCATCAAGCAGGCGATCGTAGATAAAAATGTCACGTTCGGCGATTCGATCCGGATCGGGGAAGGAGAGCTTGTGCCTAACCGCAAAACCCCGGAACAGCTTTCGGGCGGGATATCGGTTATCGGCAAGGGTACGAGGATCGGCAGCCAGATCACCATCGGCAAAAGCTGCATCATCGGTCCGGACAACGTCATTACCAGCAAGAAATTCAAAGCGATCCGTTCTGGTACGACGATCTGA
- the purF gene encoding amidophosphoribosyltransferase, translating to MCGIIGVLNRNNEPAISKIYPGLIALQHRGQDAAGAVTFSKGFQMKKGNGLVTTVFSPKNIERLQGNIGIGHVRYPTVGGGGVEDAQPFIITTPYGIALAHNGNLVNYYDLKKDLIEREYRYLNSNCDAEVILNILSVELTRMNLHRLTPQDIFQALAGLYRRIKGSFAVVAIIAQKGLLAFRDKNGIKPLIMGRNKGGFCFASESTALDLLGFDKQTDVAPGEAYFIDHTGGVHHQQIVRGKKALCIFEYVYFARPDSVIDGIGVYEARLRLGEHLGRECLKHRIKPDVVIPIPDTARGAAQMVAEVLNVKHREGLIKNRYVYRTFIMPAQSSRIEAIRLKLNPIRSEIKGKKVMLVDDSIVRGNTSRKITEIVRSVGAKVVYYALYSPPLRFPCVYGIDMQTRGEFIARNRSVDEIRRLIGADALIYQTVEGLTRGVDAGARGFCTACFTGTYPTSIPLQMLKNIEAERKMSSRVKTCSQ from the coding sequence ATGTGCGGTATTATTGGCGTACTCAACAGAAACAATGAACCAGCCATCAGCAAGATCTATCCTGGCTTGATCGCGCTTCAGCATCGGGGCCAGGACGCGGCCGGCGCCGTGACCTTTAGCAAGGGATTCCAGATGAAAAAAGGCAACGGCCTGGTGACAACGGTGTTCAGCCCGAAGAATATCGAGCGGCTCCAGGGCAATATCGGGATCGGCCATGTCCGCTACCCGACCGTTGGAGGCGGCGGCGTTGAGGACGCGCAGCCGTTCATAATCACGACGCCGTATGGCATTGCGCTCGCCCACAACGGCAACCTGGTCAATTACTACGATCTGAAGAAAGACCTTATCGAACGTGAATACCGGTACCTGAACTCGAATTGCGACGCCGAGGTCATCCTGAACATATTATCGGTCGAGCTGACCAGAATGAACCTGCACCGGCTGACGCCGCAGGACATATTCCAAGCGCTGGCAGGCCTGTATCGTCGGATCAAAGGCAGTTTTGCGGTCGTCGCCATTATCGCCCAGAAGGGGCTCCTGGCGTTCCGCGACAAAAACGGGATTAAACCTCTGATCATGGGAAGGAACAAAGGCGGTTTCTGTTTTGCCTCGGAAAGCACAGCCCTGGACCTGCTGGGTTTCGACAAACAAACGGATGTGGCGCCCGGCGAAGCGTACTTTATCGATCACACAGGCGGCGTTCACCACCAGCAGATAGTCCGCGGTAAAAAAGCGTTGTGCATATTTGAGTATGTTTATTTTGCCCGGCCGGATTCGGTCATCGACGGAATCGGTGTCTATGAAGCGCGCCTGCGTTTGGGCGAGCATCTGGGGAGGGAATGCCTGAAGCACAGGATCAAACCGGACGTGGTCATTCCGATCCCGGACACGGCGCGGGGCGCGGCGCAAATGGTCGCCGAAGTGCTCAACGTGAAGCATCGCGAAGGGCTTATAAAGAACCGGTACGTGTACCGCACTTTCATTATGCCTGCCCAGTCCAGCCGGATCGAGGCTATCCGGCTCAAGCTGAACCCCATCCGATCGGAGATCAAGGGTAAAAAGGTCATGCTGGTCGATGATTCGATCGTGCGCGGCAACACCTCGAGGAAGATAACCGAGATCGTCAGGAGCGTCGGCGCAAAGGTCGTGTATTACGCGCTTTACTCGCCGCCGCTCAGATTCCCCTGCGTATACGGCATCGATATGCAGACCCGGGGTGAATTCATTGCCCGGAACCGCTCGGTCGACGAGATCCGCAGGCTCATTGGCGCTGATGCCCTTATCTACCAAACCGTGGAAGGGCTCACTCGCGGTGTTGATGCCGGTGCCCGTGGTTTCTGCACGGCCTGCTTCACCGGCACCTATCCCACATCCATCCCGCTGCAGATGCTCAAAAATATCGAGGCCGAACGGAAAATGAGCAGCCGGGTAAAAACCTGCTCGCAGTAG
- a CDS encoding ABC transporter permease, with protein MASEYIRRQAYGSIAFLERNFALIKRYIGWEIVFIVYSVVNALAIGLIGVRMGKEMIMYLVVGAMVWGFLSILFHEISESIAWERWEGTIEYTFMAPISRFTHLIGNCLFAIVYGVIRSTLLLIAIAVFFGISIKGANIAGLLVVLVVSGLSFVGLGLVAAVLPLLSTEKGAYATHIFEAILLLISGVYYEVEVLPVWIRPLSVISPATYTLKAMRAALLQGASFKELLPAILLLLAIGIALIPLGMIIFRQAEYYAKKKGKLKRSG; from the coding sequence ATGGCAAGTGAATATATAAGAAGGCAGGCATACGGTTCGATCGCTTTTCTGGAGCGGAACTTTGCTCTGATAAAAAGGTACATAGGTTGGGAGATCGTTTTTATCGTTTACAGCGTGGTTAATGCTTTGGCCATCGGCTTGATCGGTGTGCGCATGGGCAAGGAAATGATCATGTACCTCGTTGTCGGCGCGATGGTCTGGGGGTTTTTGTCGATCCTTTTCCACGAAATCTCCGAGTCCATTGCCTGGGAACGGTGGGAAGGTACGATCGAATATACCTTCATGGCGCCGATCAGCCGGTTTACGCACCTGATCGGAAACTGTCTGTTCGCCATTGTTTACGGGGTTATCCGGTCCACGCTGCTGCTGATCGCGATCGCCGTGTTTTTCGGCATTTCGATCAAGGGTGCGAATATCGCGGGACTGCTGGTCGTGCTCGTGGTGTCCGGCTTGTCTTTCGTCGGGCTGGGGCTGGTCGCGGCGGTACTGCCCCTGCTGTCGACTGAAAAAGGAGCCTACGCCACCCATATTTTTGAAGCGATACTGCTGTTGATATCCGGCGTTTATTACGAAGTCGAAGTGCTGCCGGTGTGGATACGGCCGCTGAGCGTTATATCACCAGCGACCTATACGCTGAAGGCGATGCGGGCGGCGTTGCTACAGGGCGCGAGCTTCAAGGAGCTGCTGCCGGCAATACTGCTGCTGCTGGCGATCGGCATTGCGTTGATACCGCTGGGCATGATAATATTCAGGCAGGCCGAGTACTACGCCAAGAAAAAGGGTAAACTGAAGAGAAGCGGGTAG
- a CDS encoding ABC transporter ATP-binding protein produces the protein MVAVKCVDVSKMFKRKKKIIALNAVSFEIPQGEIFGIVGPNGSGKSTLVRILSTLLIPDHGSARVFGHDVVREYRKVRPLINRVSVDAAFFKGISAWENLRYAGRLYGLGSGEARDRAMEILKELGFDGKRFHEPLEDLSRGMQQKVAIARAFFTSPMLLLLDEPTTGLDPRSKLDVQGYIKKAMKKNGLTIVLTTHDMREAQNLCHRVAIIINGRFVAVGEPAQLMEQFQKPNLEDVFLQATGMEWKEEESEEE, from the coding sequence ATGGTAGCAGTCAAATGTGTTGATGTAAGCAAGATGTTTAAAAGGAAAAAGAAGATCATCGCTTTGAATGCCGTGTCGTTCGAGATCCCGCAGGGCGAGATCTTCGGGATCGTCGGACCCAATGGTTCGGGAAAAAGCACGCTGGTAAGGATTCTGTCCACACTGCTGATCCCGGACCATGGCAGCGCGCGCGTCTTTGGTCACGACGTCGTCCGCGAATACAGAAAAGTGCGGCCGCTGATCAACCGGGTAAGCGTGGATGCCGCTTTTTTCAAAGGAATATCAGCCTGGGAGAACCTGCGTTATGCCGGGCGGCTCTATGGGCTGGGGAGCGGAGAAGCCAGGGACCGAGCGATGGAGATCCTGAAAGAGCTCGGTTTTGACGGTAAAAGGTTCCACGAGCCCTTGGAAGATCTTTCGCGGGGCATGCAGCAAAAGGTGGCGATCGCCCGCGCTTTTTTCACGTCGCCGATGCTCCTGCTGCTGGATGAACCGACCACGGGTTTGGATCCGCGTTCAAAGCTCGACGTTCAGGGCTACATTAAAAAAGCCATGAAGAAAAACGGGTTAACGATCGTGCTGACGACCCATGATATGCGCGAGGCCCAGAATCTATGCCATCGGGTCGCGATCATTATCAATGGCCGGTTCGTCGCGGTCGGAGAACCGGCGCAATTAATGGAACAGTTCCAAAAGCCTAATCTTGAGGATGTTTTCCTTCAAGCGACCGGCATGGAATGGAAAGAAGAGGAAAGTGAGGAAGAATAA
- the plsY gene encoding glycerol-3-phosphate 1-O-acyltransferase PlsY, which translates to MIIYLVSFAFGFAIGMIPFSYILGRIKGVDLKTSGSGNIGATNLGRKLGMPFFIMGFILDALKGLAPVLLARSLSFTPALAGAGAIAGHIFNPFFRFKGGKGVSTTVGVALGLTPKSFLLAIAVWLIIYLATFIVSLASLCLAFMLPVIIIILKEADTMARILMIVICILIIVAHNKNIKRLINGTEPKTIFWGKK; encoded by the coding sequence GTGATCATCTATCTTGTTTCCTTTGCCTTTGGTTTTGCCATCGGCATGATCCCTTTTTCTTATATCCTGGGCAGGATCAAAGGCGTCGACCTGAAAACGTCCGGAAGCGGCAATATCGGCGCGACCAACCTCGGCCGCAAACTGGGCATGCCTTTTTTCATCATGGGGTTCATCCTGGATGCGCTTAAGGGTCTCGCTCCAGTCTTGCTGGCCCGATCCCTCTCGTTCACCCCTGCTCTGGCTGGAGCCGGCGCCATTGCCGGGCATATTTTCAACCCGTTTTTCAGGTTCAAGGGCGGCAAGGGTGTTTCCACCACGGTTGGCGTGGCACTCGGCCTGACGCCTAAATCTTTCCTGCTGGCGATCGCGGTCTGGTTGATCATCTATCTGGCAACGTTCATCGTATCGCTGGCATCCCTGTGTCTTGCATTTATGCTGCCGGTAATTATAATAATATTAAAGGAAGCTGATACCATGGCGCGGATTCTAATGATCGTGATCTGTATTTTGATCATCGTCGCCCATAATAAGAATATCAAGCGCCTCATCAATGGCACCGAACCAAAGACCATTTTCTGGGGAAAAAAATGA